One stretch of Funiculus sociatus GB2-C1 DNA includes these proteins:
- a CDS encoding CHAT domain-containing protein, which yields MVAVAQEFHISVNPLGENKYWVRTECVGTPGAVPLAEEQVTWQVEGWLADAKHLMNDPLLMVLSPGDTSRSASNNTQAHQSSLNLVALGQQLYEALFQGTLRDSWMIAQAIAQHRQEVLRLRLGLKDPRLLSLPWEVLHDGERPLATGTDVAFSRYQVNSRLRGAALSGASQANQPIKILMAIAAPTDQESLDLKQEASHLQAELSKRSHNGLPEIQLTVLDQPGSEQLTHELEQGQYQVFHYAGHSDQGADGGALYLVSRKTGLTETLSGDDLAGLLVNNGVQLAVFNSCRGAHTAMSNSGDGAAERNLADALVKRGIKSVLAMAERIPDRVALTLARRFYSNLNQGYPIDLSLSRARQNLISTYGSRQLYWALPILYLHPEFDGYLTPAHHAMNAGAERLQLTDAAGTDLPWAGILGTLTGEEEATFVAPPVSRSGSLTPDNNSNLPPKDDDLYDEYDEPDWADPVDDLYDDAGDEDDIALVADLLRQLNPEPGTPAGETQSGGDNVVFHPSVSQPPIPSPQPPVSNQPAPTAQSAPTKNSVSETSLLGYSGAIRPPTPFWRRGEGGRQRVKVVPVVLGALGSAVAIALLGYWFFQSRSPQPGELLESQRSSLPVTQLPSSNLKAVDLKTANTSTVTVAAIEQFGQNNLAAAVPAVEELLNRGALQQAKGALDTVSRQQIDDAAISFLRGRLAWQSIQTGNKDYSLDDARRFWEVAVKKQPKSIAYLNALGFAYYAEGNFKRANEVLFDALYLTGENKPNQNTLTTYAGLALGLKELAKTQPDDKRTKLLDESKKLRQKVMTDDPVNFQPEALSKNWLWSEKIIQDWQKANKN from the coding sequence ATGGTAGCAGTGGCTCAGGAATTTCACATCTCTGTAAATCCCTTAGGGGAAAATAAATATTGGGTGCGGACAGAATGTGTTGGTACACCCGGTGCTGTGCCATTGGCCGAGGAGCAAGTGACGTGGCAGGTGGAGGGGTGGTTGGCCGATGCCAAGCACTTGATGAATGACCCGTTGTTGATGGTTTTGTCTCCAGGCGACACTTCTCGATCGGCATCGAACAACACACAGGCACATCAATCTTCTCTAAACCTGGTGGCGTTGGGTCAGCAGCTTTACGAGGCGTTGTTTCAAGGTACGCTGCGAGATAGTTGGATGATTGCCCAAGCGATCGCGCAACATCGACAAGAAGTGCTGCGGTTGCGGCTGGGACTCAAAGACCCCCGCTTACTCAGCCTACCTTGGGAAGTCCTGCACGATGGCGAGCGCCCATTGGCAACAGGCACAGATGTCGCCTTTTCCCGTTATCAGGTGAATAGCAGGTTGAGAGGTGCCGCCTTATCAGGAGCTTCCCAGGCAAATCAACCAATAAAAATATTAATGGCGATCGCTGCCCCGACTGACCAGGAAAGTTTGGATCTCAAACAAGAAGCAAGCCATCTGCAAGCAGAACTCAGTAAACGCTCTCATAATGGCTTGCCAGAAATTCAGCTCACTGTTTTGGATCAACCAGGCTCAGAACAACTGACGCACGAACTAGAACAAGGTCAGTATCAAGTTTTCCACTATGCAGGGCATAGCGACCAAGGCGCAGATGGCGGCGCTCTCTACCTGGTTAGTCGCAAAACTGGCTTAACGGAGACTTTAAGCGGTGATGACCTAGCTGGGTTGCTGGTAAATAACGGCGTTCAACTGGCAGTATTTAACTCTTGTCGCGGCGCTCATACCGCAATGTCAAATTCCGGCGATGGCGCAGCAGAGCGAAACCTGGCAGACGCTTTGGTTAAGCGCGGAATCAAGAGCGTGCTGGCGATGGCAGAACGGATTCCGGATCGGGTAGCTTTGACGCTGGCGCGCCGGTTTTACAGCAATTTGAATCAAGGTTATCCCATAGACCTGAGCTTGAGTCGAGCGCGGCAGAATTTAATATCTACTTATGGTTCTCGCCAGCTTTACTGGGCTTTACCCATCCTTTATCTGCACCCGGAATTTGACGGTTACTTGACACCAGCCCATCACGCCATGAATGCGGGAGCCGAACGCCTCCAGTTGACTGACGCTGCTGGTACAGACCTTCCTTGGGCGGGAATTCTTGGTACACTCACCGGGGAAGAAGAAGCTACATTTGTTGCCCCGCCTGTGTCTAGATCCGGTTCCCTAACTCCCGACAACAATTCAAATCTACCGCCCAAGGATGATGATTTATACGATGAGTATGACGAACCAGACTGGGCAGATCCGGTTGACGATCTATATGACGATGCTGGCGACGAGGACGACATCGCCCTAGTCGCGGATTTGCTGCGCCAGCTCAACCCTGAACCGGGAACGCCAGCTGGGGAGACTCAGAGCGGGGGAGACAATGTAGTTTTCCATCCCTCTGTGTCCCAACCCCCAATCCCCAGCCCTCAGCCCCCAGTCTCCAATCAGCCTGCCCCTACTGCCCAGTCAGCCCCTACTAAGAATTCGGTGTCGGAGACATCGCTACTAGGATATTCTGGTGCCATAAGGCCACCAACGCCCTTCTGGAGACGTGGTGAGGGCGGGAGACAACGGGTTAAGGTCGTTCCAGTGGTGTTGGGGGCGTTAGGATCGGCGGTAGCGATCGCGCTTTTAGGATACTGGTTCTTCCAAAGTCGCTCGCCCCAGCCTGGAGAACTTTTAGAATCCCAAAGAAGCTCTTTGCCAGTTACCCAGCTACCCAGTTCAAATCTCAAAGCTGTTGATTTGAAAACAGCCAACACCTCCACAGTCACAGTTGCCGCAATTGAACAGTTCGGTCAAAATAACTTAGCCGCCGCAGTTCCTGCTGTAGAAGAATTGCTCAACCGAGGAGCATTGCAGCAAGCCAAAGGAGCGCTAGATACTGTTTCTCGCCAGCAAATTGATGACGCTGCAATTAGTTTCTTGAGAGGTCGTTTGGCGTGGCAATCTATTCAAACTGGCAACAAGGATTACAGTCTAGATGATGCCCGTCGTTTTTGGGAGGTAGCTGTCAAAAAACAACCCAAATCTATCGCCTACCTCAATGCTTTGGGTTTCGCTTACTATGCTGAAGGCAATTTCAAGCGTGCTAATGAGGTTTTGTTTGATGCTTTATATTTAACTGGAGAAAACAAGCCCAATCAAAACACCTTGACTACCTATGCTGGCTTAGCACTGGGACTGAAGGAATTGGCGAAAACTCAGCCAGATGATAAGCGGACAAAACTTTTGGACGAGTCTAAAAAACTTCGCCAAAAGGTGATGACAGACGATCCCGTTAATTTTCAACCAGAGGCGCTTAGTAAAAACTGGCTCTGGTCAGAAAAAATAATTCAAGATTGGCAAAAAGCCAATAAAAATTAA
- the remA gene encoding extracellular matrix/biofilm regulator RemA, whose protein sequence is MDIQLINIGFGNIVSANRVVAIVSPESAPIKRIITDARDRGQLIDATYGRRTRAVIITDSSHVILSAIQPETVAHRFVIGKDGSANN, encoded by the coding sequence ATGGACATCCAGCTAATCAACATCGGTTTTGGTAACATTGTGTCTGCAAACCGAGTTGTTGCCATTGTCAGTCCAGAATCTGCCCCGATCAAACGGATCATTACCGATGCCAGGGATCGAGGCCAGCTGATTGATGCCACTTACGGGCGTCGTACCAGAGCAGTAATTATTACTGATTCTAGCCACGTCATTCTCTCGGCTATTCAGCCGGAAACTGTTGCCCATCGCTTCGTTATCGGCAAAGACGGTAGCGCCAACAACTAA
- a CDS encoding HhoA/HhoB/HtrA family serine endopeptidase: protein MSLLAKQLTTYLALLAIGGGAGIYASRYFNADETRVSSGQQQIFPPALQQISPGRGSSQDNLNFIAEAVEKVGPAVVRIDSARTVSQQVPDAFRNPFFRRFFGNEMPIPPEDRIERGTGSGFILSSDGRLMTNAHVVAGADTVKVTLKDGRILNGRVVGTDPVTDVAVVKIDANKLPWVRLGDSENLIPGQWAIAIGNPLGLDNTVTVGIVSATGRSSLQVGVPDKRVRFIQTDAAINPGNSGGPLLNARGEVIGINTAIRANAQGLGFAIPIETASRVGNQLFSQGRAEHPYLGIQMVTITPDVKEEINKSPEVQFKLTQDKGVLIVRVVKNSPADRAGLREGDVIKRISGQQVNSADQVQERVEASSVGGKLEVEINRNGQNQNVQVQPGAFPVE, encoded by the coding sequence ATGAGTTTACTTGCCAAGCAGCTGACCACTTATCTCGCTTTGTTGGCTATCGGCGGTGGTGCAGGAATATATGCCAGTCGCTATTTTAATGCTGACGAAACTCGCGTTAGTAGCGGACAGCAGCAAATATTTCCCCCAGCGCTACAACAAATATCTCCAGGGCGCGGGTCGTCCCAAGATAACCTGAACTTTATTGCTGAAGCTGTAGAAAAAGTCGGCCCTGCGGTGGTCAGAATAGATTCGGCTCGTACCGTGTCCCAGCAAGTTCCGGATGCTTTCAGAAACCCCTTTTTCCGACGCTTTTTTGGCAACGAAATGCCAATTCCCCCAGAAGACCGAATTGAGCGGGGTACGGGTTCTGGATTCATTCTTAGCTCAGATGGCCGCTTGATGACAAATGCTCATGTTGTCGCTGGGGCAGATACAGTTAAGGTGACGCTCAAAGATGGCCGGATTTTGAATGGTCGTGTAGTGGGGACAGATCCAGTTACTGATGTGGCTGTGGTCAAAATTGATGCTAATAAGTTGCCGTGGGTACGGCTGGGAGATTCGGAAAATTTGATACCAGGTCAGTGGGCGATCGCTATTGGCAATCCCCTCGGACTAGATAACACTGTAACTGTAGGCATCGTCAGCGCTACAGGTCGTTCCAGTTTACAGGTGGGTGTCCCTGATAAGCGAGTAAGATTTATTCAAACTGATGCGGCAATTAACCCCGGAAACTCCGGCGGCCCGTTATTAAACGCCCGTGGCGAAGTCATTGGCATCAACACAGCAATTCGGGCAAATGCTCAGGGACTCGGTTTTGCTATCCCGATTGAAACTGCTTCGCGAGTCGGTAATCAGCTATTTAGCCAAGGTCGTGCTGAACATCCCTATTTGGGAATTCAAATGGTGACGATTACCCCAGACGTGAAAGAAGAAATTAACAAAAGTCCGGAAGTACAATTTAAACTCACTCAGGACAAAGGTGTTTTAATCGTGCGAGTCGTCAAAAACTCACCAGCAGACCGCGCTGGCTTACGTGAAGGAGATGTTATTAAAAGAATTAGCGGTCAACAAGTCAATAGTGCCGATCAAGTACAGGAACGGGTAGAAGCTAGTTCAGTTGGTGGCAAGCTGGAAGTAGAAATCAATCGCAACGGTCAAAACCAGAATGTCCAAGTCCAACCCGGTGCTTTCCCTGTTGAGTAG
- the speA gene encoding biosynthetic arginine decarboxylase, whose protein sequence is MGEQVTSAIPEHSQTDEVNTDKLSNDRASAIVKQPQMSLSRTTREDSPKSWAIENSENLYRIEGWGQPYFSINAAGHVTVSPKGERGGSLDLFELVNALKLRNLGLPLLIRFSDILEDRIERLNACFAKAIARYNYPGAYKGVYPVKCNQQRHLLEDLVRFGKPHQFGLEAGSKPEMMIALALLDTPGALLICNGYKDREYIETAMLASRLGQTPLIVLEQIEEVQLCIEASRQLGIKPILGIRAKLSTQGVGRWGSSTGDRAKFGLTIPEIIQAVQELRDADLLGCLQLLHFHIGSQISAINVIKDAIQEASKIYVELAHLGADMKYLDVGGGLGVDYDGSQTNFYASKNYNMQNYANDIVAELKEACAEHNLPVPTLISESGRAIASHQSVLIFDVLGTSDVPSGAPEPPQEGESAIIRYLWETYQSINEENFQELYHDAAQFKEEAISRFNLGILRLTERARAERLYWACCEKILAITRKQEYVPDELEDLEKIMASIYYINLSVFQSAPDCWAIDQLFPIMPIHRLDEEPTRRAILADLTCDSDGKIDRFIDLRDVKSVLELHNLKPGEPYYLGMFLNGAYQEIMGNLHNLFGDTNAVHIQLTPKAYKIEHVVKGDTMTEVLGYVQYDSEDLIEQIRRLCEQALLDKRITIQESQRLLQNYEQSLSRYTYLSS, encoded by the coding sequence ATGGGTGAGCAAGTCACTTCTGCAATTCCAGAACATTCACAAACCGATGAAGTCAACACGGACAAGTTATCAAATGACCGTGCATCGGCAATTGTTAAACAACCTCAAATGAGTTTGTCGCGGACGACCCGCGAAGACTCGCCTAAATCCTGGGCAATAGAAAATAGTGAGAATTTATACCGGATTGAAGGCTGGGGTCAACCGTATTTCTCGATTAATGCAGCGGGTCATGTCACGGTTTCTCCCAAAGGGGAACGCGGTGGATCTTTAGACTTATTTGAACTGGTTAACGCCCTCAAGTTGCGTAATCTGGGACTGCCATTGCTGATTCGCTTTTCTGATATTTTGGAAGACCGGATCGAGCGATTGAATGCTTGCTTTGCTAAAGCGATCGCTCGTTACAACTATCCCGGTGCTTACAAAGGGGTGTACCCTGTCAAGTGTAACCAGCAGCGACACTTGCTTGAGGATCTGGTGCGGTTTGGCAAGCCGCATCAGTTCGGTTTGGAAGCTGGCTCTAAGCCAGAAATGATGATTGCTTTGGCATTGTTGGATACGCCAGGAGCGCTGTTGATCTGCAATGGCTACAAAGACCGGGAATACATCGAAACTGCGATGTTGGCTTCAAGACTGGGACAAACGCCGCTGATTGTGCTAGAGCAGATTGAAGAAGTGCAGCTGTGTATTGAAGCTAGTCGCCAGTTAGGAATCAAACCGATTTTGGGTATCCGGGCTAAGCTCTCTACCCAAGGTGTGGGGCGCTGGGGAAGTTCTACAGGCGATCGCGCTAAATTTGGACTCACCATTCCAGAAATTATCCAGGCGGTACAAGAGTTACGAGATGCCGATCTGCTGGGATGTTTGCAGCTGTTGCACTTCCACATTGGTTCCCAAATTTCTGCTATTAACGTTATCAAAGACGCAATTCAGGAAGCTAGCAAGATTTACGTCGAGTTAGCCCATCTGGGAGCGGATATGAAATATCTCGATGTCGGCGGCGGTTTGGGAGTGGACTACGATGGTTCTCAAACCAACTTCTACGCTTCCAAAAATTACAATATGCAGAACTATGCCAACGATATCGTGGCAGAGTTGAAGGAAGCTTGCGCGGAACACAATTTGCCAGTTCCAACGCTGATTAGTGAAAGTGGCAGAGCGATCGCTTCCCATCAGTCAGTGTTGATTTTTGATGTTCTTGGCACCAGTGATGTCCCCTCTGGCGCACCCGAACCCCCACAAGAAGGCGAATCAGCAATTATTCGTTACCTCTGGGAAACCTACCAATCCATCAATGAGGAAAACTTTCAAGAACTGTATCACGACGCGGCTCAATTCAAAGAAGAAGCCATCAGCCGCTTTAATTTGGGGATTTTACGCCTGACTGAACGAGCCAGAGCCGAACGGCTTTACTGGGCTTGTTGCGAGAAAATTCTGGCGATTACCAGAAAGCAGGAATACGTTCCTGACGAACTGGAAGACCTGGAAAAAATCATGGCGAGCATCTACTACATCAATCTGTCTGTATTCCAATCTGCGCCAGATTGTTGGGCAATTGACCAGCTATTCCCCATCATGCCAATTCATCGGTTAGATGAAGAACCTACGCGGCGAGCGATTCTGGCAGACCTCACCTGCGACAGCGACGGCAAAATCGACCGCTTTATTGACCTGCGGGATGTAAAGTCAGTTCTAGAGCTGCACAACCTAAAGCCGGGAGAACCCTACTACCTGGGAATGTTCCTGAATGGCGCTTACCAGGAAATTATGGGCAATTTGCATAATTTGTTTGGCGACACCAACGCTGTCCACATTCAGCTGACACCCAAAGCCTACAAAATTGAACACGTAGTCAAGGGAGACACGATGACGGAAGTGTTGGGTTACGTGCAGTACGACTCTGAAGATTTGATTGAGCAGATTCGCCGTCTATGCGAACAGGCGCTACTAGACAAGCGGATTACTATACAAGAATCCCAGCGCTTACTGCAAAACTACGAGCAGAGTCTGAGTCGGTACACTTATCTGTCGTCGTAA
- a CDS encoding CBS domain-containing protein, translating into MHLNGLPIPSLSLEPAIERQPLTVAPDTLLVDVLALMSQLRSSCVLPNRIETDANDVSEDPIRRNYQRSVASSTSVFPERESVLDTADSSGCYVLVIKGTQLVGVFTERDIVRLTAAGTSLINVKIGDVVIKTAITLRKSEAQDVFTALSLFRQHRIRHLPIMDDNDQIVGVVTNDSIRKALQPVNLLTRLRYVSDVMTSKVVHAPLTASVLDLAQLMAQQLVSCVVITEQGLDIGDKGLGKSPCNPQSPIPNPQSLIPNPQPLIPVGIVTERDVVQFQALELDLSKTQAQDVMSTPLFCLRPSDSLWDAHQEMQRRRVRRLVVSSDRGQLLGIVSQTSLLQVLNPADMYNVIEVLQQAVEERTSALRNSNERLRSEIAERKRAENALQQAHDDLKIQVEERTAELNKANALLKQDIIERVSVEAALRQSEAQLKQQAQHLQQTLDKLQKTQAQLIQTEKMSSLGQLVAGVAHEINNPINFIYGNLNYADKYVQDLLKLLQLFSKHYPQPTSDIQRLTEEIDLDFLSTDLPKLLASMKVGANRIRDLVLSLRNFSRLDESLLKSVNIHEGLDSTLLILQNQLEARTGRFGIRVIKEYGNLPLVECLGGQLNQVFMNILSNAIDALKMRSGEFEIPSEDKGQWEIKHGEESTNYQLPTIRIRTEVVDKNQVAICIADNGIGMTEAISRQMFDPFFTTKPVGKGTGLGLSISYQIIVEKHGGQLQCNSALGHGTEFIIQIPIRQQSHPKPVYRNRRLKPTIERSGTQKIHENECVCEGLKRQD; encoded by the coding sequence ATGCACCTAAACGGTTTGCCTATTCCTTCACTATCTCTAGAGCCTGCCATTGAGCGTCAACCTCTAACCGTTGCGCCTGACACACTTCTAGTCGATGTTCTGGCGCTCATGAGTCAGTTAAGGAGTAGTTGTGTGCTACCCAACAGGATAGAAACAGATGCCAATGACGTTTCAGAAGATCCCATAAGGAGGAATTATCAGAGAAGTGTCGCATCGTCCACCTCTGTGTTTCCAGAAAGGGAAAGTGTTCTTGACACCGCCGATTCTTCCGGTTGTTACGTATTGGTCATAAAAGGTACGCAGCTAGTGGGAGTATTCACAGAGCGGGATATAGTCCGACTGACTGCTGCTGGAACTTCCCTAATAAACGTAAAAATAGGCGATGTAGTAATAAAAACAGCGATTACACTGAGGAAATCGGAAGCTCAGGATGTTTTCACTGCCCTTTCTTTATTTCGTCAGCATCGGATTCGTCACTTGCCAATAATGGACGATAACGATCAAATTGTTGGGGTAGTGACAAACGACAGTATTCGCAAAGCGCTGCAACCCGTCAATCTCCTGACGCGATTGCGATATGTCTCTGATGTGATGACATCTAAAGTCGTTCATGCACCTTTAACCGCTTCTGTTCTAGATTTAGCCCAGCTCATGGCTCAGCAGCTAGTCAGCTGTGTAGTTATTACAGAACAGGGACTGGATATTGGGGACAAGGGACTAGGTAAGAGTCCTTGCAATCCCCAATCCCCAATCCCCAATCCCCAATCCCTAATCCCCAATCCCCAACCCCTAATTCCAGTGGGAATCGTTACAGAGCGAGACGTTGTGCAGTTCCAGGCGTTAGAGTTGGACTTATCAAAAACGCAGGCTCAAGATGTAATGAGTACGCCCTTGTTTTGCTTGCGTCCCTCAGATTCCCTATGGGATGCCCATCAAGAAATGCAACGGCGGCGTGTGCGGCGTTTGGTTGTAAGTAGCGATCGCGGACAACTACTAGGCATCGTTTCCCAAACCAGTTTGCTGCAAGTGCTGAACCCAGCAGATATGTATAATGTCATCGAAGTATTGCAGCAAGCAGTAGAAGAACGAACCAGCGCATTAAGAAACAGCAACGAGCGGCTGCGTTCCGAGATTGCTGAACGCAAACGAGCAGAAAATGCATTGCAGCAAGCACACGATGATTTAAAAATACAGGTAGAAGAACGAACTGCCGAACTCAATAAAGCCAATGCTCTCCTCAAACAAGACATTATTGAGCGCGTCTCAGTAGAAGCGGCATTGCGGCAATCAGAAGCGCAATTAAAACAACAAGCCCAGCATCTACAACAAACTCTTGACAAACTGCAAAAAACGCAAGCTCAGCTAATTCAAACAGAAAAGATGTCAAGTCTGGGGCAGCTAGTTGCTGGTGTTGCTCATGAAATCAACAACCCCATCAATTTTATCTATGGCAATCTCAACTACGCAGATAAATATGTCCAAGATTTGCTGAAGCTGCTGCAACTCTTTAGCAAGCACTATCCCCAGCCAACATCTGATATTCAGCGCCTTACTGAAGAAATTGACCTAGATTTTCTCAGTACAGACCTTCCGAAACTGTTAGCTTCGATGAAAGTGGGAGCGAACCGTATCCGGGATTTAGTGCTGTCACTGCGGAACTTCTCCCGATTAGATGAGAGTCTATTAAAATCTGTTAACATTCACGAAGGGCTAGATAGTACCCTTTTGATATTACAAAATCAGCTAGAAGCAAGAACAGGGCGTTTTGGAATTAGAGTTATTAAAGAGTACGGCAACCTGCCTCTTGTAGAGTGTTTAGGGGGTCAGCTTAATCAGGTATTTATGAATATACTGAGTAATGCGATTGATGCCTTGAAAATGCGGAGCGGAGAATTTGAAATTCCCTCTGAGGATAAGGGGCAATGGGAAATCAAGCATGGGGAGGAAAGTACCAATTACCAATTACCTACTATTCGGATTCGCACCGAAGTAGTAGACAAAAATCAAGTGGCGATTTGCATTGCAGACAACGGCATCGGTATGACAGAGGCAATCAGTCGTCAGATGTTTGACCCTTTCTTCACAACGAAACCTGTAGGCAAAGGCACTGGGTTGGGATTGTCAATTAGCTATCAAATTATTGTGGAAAAACACGGCGGTCAGCTTCAGTGTAATTCTGCGCTTGGTCATGGAACAGAGTTTATAATTCAAATTCCGATTAGACAGCAATCTCACCCCAAACCGGTTTATCGAAACCGACGATTAAAACCTACTATTGAACGAAGCGGAACACAGAAAATACACGAGAATGAGTGTGTTTGTGAGGGATTAAAAAGGCAAGATTAA
- a CDS encoding Rqc2 family fibronectin-binding protein, with the protein MQLVDFTTLTGACCELRDEWIPARTEQVYQRDRFTISLALRTLKRRGWLTICWHPQAARVCIGNPPPRIPDTFTFSDQLRHQLGGFALVAIEAIAPWERVLDLQFAKRPGDPVFWHLYVEVIGKYSNVILTGADNLIVTVAHQVSSQQSSVRPIQTGQPYEVPPALTNTTPSLRESQERWQERVSLVPGTLRRNLLKNYRGLSPALVVSMAQAAGLDSEATTDSLISSDWDKLFQKWQEWLQVVELGTGEEGNRGRGEQGEKEEALSSLSPVNSQFDPGFTQDGYNVLGWGIIKPASSVQELLNRYYTDQLNQQEFNQIRHQLSQKLSNILQKLRQKASTFKERLQQSDQADQYREQADLLMAYLQDWEPGMKAIALNDFETGKPVTIPLDPEKNAVQNAQSLYKRHQKLKRARTAVEPLLQQVQEEIDYLEQVEATLTQLDAYDDPEDLQTLLEIRDELIGQKYLEDPDNRSRRDEEASHPYNYQTPSGFELLIGRNNRQNDQLTFRMAGDYDLWFHTQEIPGSHGLLRVAPGEVPDEADLQFAADLISYYSRARQSDQVPVVYTQPKHLYKPKGAKPGIAIYKHERIIWGRPQKAVNYL; encoded by the coding sequence GTGCAACTTGTTGACTTTACTACCCTAACTGGTGCTTGTTGCGAACTGCGCGATGAATGGATACCAGCGCGCACCGAACAGGTTTATCAGCGCGATCGCTTTACAATATCTCTAGCACTGCGAACCTTGAAGCGACGGGGTTGGCTGACCATTTGTTGGCATCCGCAAGCGGCTAGAGTTTGTATAGGAAATCCACCGCCCCGGATACCGGATACATTTACCTTCAGCGACCAGCTGCGACACCAACTGGGAGGATTTGCCTTAGTGGCGATTGAAGCGATCGCGCCTTGGGAACGAGTGCTAGACCTGCAATTTGCCAAACGTCCCGGAGACCCGGTATTCTGGCACCTGTACGTCGAAGTCATAGGCAAATACAGCAACGTTATCCTCACAGGTGCAGACAACCTAATTGTCACCGTCGCCCATCAAGTTAGCAGCCAGCAGTCCAGTGTCCGTCCTATCCAAACCGGACAACCTTACGAAGTACCCCCAGCCCTCACCAATACTACTCCCAGTTTGAGAGAATCCCAAGAGCGCTGGCAAGAGCGAGTCAGTCTTGTACCAGGAACGCTGCGGCGGAACTTACTGAAAAACTACCGTGGTTTGAGTCCAGCGCTGGTGGTATCAATGGCACAAGCCGCAGGTCTAGATTCAGAGGCTACCACCGATAGCTTGATATCATCCGACTGGGATAAATTATTTCAAAAATGGCAAGAGTGGCTGCAAGTAGTTGAACTAGGGACTGGGGAAGAGGGGAACCGAGGTAGAGGGGAACAAGGAGAGAAGGAAGAAGCGTTGTCCTCCCTGTCCCCAGTCAACAGCCAGTTTGATCCCGGCTTTACACAAGATGGTTATAACGTCTTAGGTTGGGGTATTATCAAGCCTGCCTCATCAGTCCAAGAATTACTCAACCGCTACTACACCGACCAACTAAATCAACAAGAATTTAACCAGATCCGCCATCAGTTAAGTCAGAAACTCAGTAATATTCTGCAAAAATTGCGTCAGAAAGCTTCTACCTTCAAAGAACGCTTGCAGCAATCAGACCAAGCAGACCAGTACCGAGAACAAGCAGACTTGCTGATGGCTTACCTCCAAGACTGGGAACCAGGGATGAAGGCGATCGCACTCAACGATTTTGAAACAGGTAAGCCAGTCACAATTCCCCTAGATCCAGAAAAAAACGCTGTCCAAAATGCCCAATCTCTCTACAAGCGACACCAGAAACTAAAACGCGCTCGTACAGCCGTTGAACCTTTACTCCAACAGGTGCAAGAAGAAATTGACTACCTGGAGCAAGTAGAAGCAACCCTTACCCAGCTTGATGCTTACGACGACCCAGAAGATTTACAAACGCTCTTAGAAATCCGCGATGAACTGATTGGGCAGAAATATCTAGAAGATCCAGACAACCGCAGCCGTAGGGATGAGGAAGCGAGTCACCCCTACAATTACCAGACACCCAGCGGCTTTGAATTACTCATTGGGCGCAACAACCGCCAGAACGATCAGCTAACTTTTCGCATGGCTGGAGATTACGACCTCTGGTTCCACACTCAGGAAATTCCCGGAAGTCATGGCTTGCTGCGCGTCGCACCGGGAGAAGTCCCTGACGAAGCCGATTTGCAATTTGCCGCTGACCTAATTTCCTACTACAGCCGCGCCAGACAAAGTGACCAGGTTCCAGTGGTCTACACTCAGCCCAAACACCTCTACAAGCCTAAAGGTGCTAAACCTGGGATTGCGATTTATAAGCATGAGCGCATCATTTGGGGTCGTCCTCAGAAAGCCGTCAACTATCTTTAG
- the gmk gene encoding guanylate kinase, whose protein sequence is MSQKSMGKGRLIVLTGPSGVGKGTLLRSLLARHPELYFSVSVTTRSPRPGEIDGKNYYFVSRSQFEEMVTAGELLESAEFAGNYYGTPKRRVEEHIQQGQWVILEIELEGARQIRKNFPEALRIFIMPPSVSELENRIRGRGQDSEVAIARRLSHAQAEIAAASEFDIQIVNDDLKDALQAIEDAIFTTANC, encoded by the coding sequence ATGAGTCAGAAGAGTATGGGAAAAGGGAGACTGATTGTTTTGACAGGGCCGAGTGGAGTAGGCAAAGGCACGCTGCTGCGATCGCTTCTAGCGCGTCATCCAGAACTATATTTTTCTGTATCTGTCACCACTCGCTCCCCTCGTCCTGGGGAGATTGACGGTAAAAACTATTATTTTGTCAGCCGCAGCCAGTTTGAGGAAATGGTAACAGCTGGTGAACTACTCGAATCGGCTGAGTTTGCCGGAAACTATTACGGCACTCCCAAACGCCGGGTAGAGGAACACATCCAGCAAGGACAGTGGGTGATTTTAGAAATTGAACTCGAAGGGGCGCGGCAGATCAGGAAAAATTTCCCAGAGGCATTGCGGATATTTATCATGCCTCCTTCTGTAAGCGAGCTAGAAAACCGGATACGAGGCCGGGGACAGGATTCTGAGGTAGCGATCGCCCGCCGTCTCAGTCACGCCCAAGCAGAAATTGCCGCCGCCAGCGAGTTTGATATTCAGATCGTCAACGATGACTTGAAAGATGCTCTTCAAGCGATTGAAGACGCTATTTTTACCACAGCAAACTGTTGA